The following coding sequences lie in one Chelmon rostratus isolate fCheRos1 chromosome 2, fCheRos1.pri, whole genome shotgun sequence genomic window:
- the LOC121623832 gene encoding guanylin-like, with translation MKAALATIAVLVLALSWTSEAVQVEENGLAFSLEAVKRLQELTESGGARGQQSPRLRASTVSLCADPMLPQEFLPLCKQRGASASLARLAAVPMDVCEICAFAACTGC, from the exons ATGAAGGCCGCACTCGCCACCATTGCTGTCCTCGTCCTGGCTCTCAGCTGGACCTCCGAGGCCGTGCAGGTTGAA GAGAATGGACTGGCTTTCTCGCTGGAGGCCGTCAAGAGGCTCCAGGAGCTGACGGAGAGCGGCGGTGCGAGGGGCCAACAAAGCCCGCGACTCAGGGCGAGCACCGTGTCCCTCTGTGCCGACCCCATGCTCCCACAGGAGTTCCTGCCCCTCTGCAAGCAGAGAGGGGCGTCTGCATCCCTCGCCAGACTAG ctgcGGTTCCCATGGACGTCTGTGAGATCTGCGCCTTCGCTGCCTGCACTGGCTGCTAA
- the LOC121624191 gene encoding guanylin-like — protein sequence MRVLSVVLVLVLCVCRGAAGVQVKVGDRSFPLEAAKQLKELMDLDDDISPNLSETSVVAVCANPLLPQIFRPVCQGKGAGITFSRLVYIITPSDPCEICANPSCYGCLN from the exons atgagagTGCTCAGTGTTGTCCTTGTtctggtgctgtgtgtgtgcagaggagctgcaggcgtGCAGGTTAAG GTTGGAGACAGGAGCTTCCCGCTGGAGGCAGCgaagcagctgaaggagctgaTGGATTTAGACGACGACATTAGCCCTAACCTGTCGGAGACGAGCGTTGTGGCCGTTTGCGCCAACCCTCTCCTGCCGCAGATCTTTCGGCCTGTGTGTCAAGGGAAGGGAGCAGGCATCACTTTCTCCAGGCTTG TGTATATCATCACGCCTTCGGATCCTTGTGAAATATGCGCCAACCCCTCCTGTTACGGGTGTTTGAACTGA